A genome region from Myripristis murdjan chromosome 16, fMyrMur1.1, whole genome shotgun sequence includes the following:
- the tnfaip8l2b gene encoding tumor necrosis factor, alpha-induced protein 8-like protein 2 B codes for MEAFSSKDMAMKAQKKIFSSMANKSSVQMFIDDTTSEILDELYRVSKEYSGNRTEAQKVIKDLIKIAVKIGVLFRHNRFTTEELGLAQDFKKKLHQGAMTAISFHEVEFTFDKAVMSELLTSCRDLLLKLVNTHLTPKSHGRINHVFNHYSDPELLTKLYDPDGPFRPNLTKICTGLNKLLEDGTI; via the exons ATGGAGGCCTTCAGCTCCAAGGACATGGCTATGAAGGCCCAGAAGAAGATCTTCAGCAGCATGGCCAACAAATCCTCTGTCCAGATGTTCATCGACGACACCACCAGTGAGATCCTGGACGAACTGTACCGCGTCTCCAAAGAGTACTCGGGCAATCGAACGGAGGCCCAGAAAGTTATCAAAGACCTGATAAAGATAGCGGTGAAGATCGGCGTGCTGTTCAGGCACAACCGCTTCACCACAGAGGAGCTGGGCCTGGCCCAGGACTTTAAGAAGAAGCTGCACCAAGGAGCCATGACGGCGATCAGCTTCCATGAG GTGGAGTTTACCTTTGACAAGGCTGTGATGTCTGAGCTGCTGACCAGCTGCAGGgatctgctgctgaagctggtCAACACCCACCTCACCCCTAAATCCCACGGGCGCATCAACCACGTCTTCAACCATTACTCTGACCCCGAGCTCCTGACCAAACTGTACGACCCCGACGGACCCTTCCGGCCCAACCTCACCAAGATCTGCACTGGACTCAACAAACTGCTGGAGGACGGGACAATATGA